One Hordeum vulgare subsp. vulgare chromosome 4H, MorexV3_pseudomolecules_assembly, whole genome shotgun sequence DNA window includes the following coding sequences:
- the LOC123446836 gene encoding uncharacterized protein At2g27730, mitochondrial, which translates to MSMAAAAARAATRAPGRAAARFVQTRLRSSGGKVLGEEEKAAENVYIKKMEQEKLEKLARKGPSTGEQAPSTASAAAGDVNTGVGGSTASASAAGTSTDKNRNYAVLAGTIAGLSALGWYLLSKPKKTEEVVD; encoded by the exons atgtcgatggcggcggcggcggcgagggcagcGACGAGGGCCCcggggagggcggcggcgcggtTCGTGCAGaccaggctccgctcctccggcggCAAGGTGCTcggcgaggaggagaaggccgccGAGAACGTCTACATCAAG AAAATGGAACAAGAGAAGCTGGAGAAGCTCGCACGCAAG GGTCCCAGCACTGGAGAGCAAGCTCCGTCCACCGCAAGCGCTGCAGCAGGGGACGTGAACACTGGCGTTGGCGGTTCGACTGCGTCGGCATCCGCAGCAGGCACGTCGACCGACAAGAACAGGAACTACGCGGTGCTGGCAGGCACCATTGCCGGGCTGAGCGCCCTGGGCTGGTACCTCCTGTCGAAGCCCAAGAAGACGGAGGAGGTGGTCGACTGA